The genomic stretch GTTGAGATTTCTCTCTgttattttcatattatataGTTTATTCTTTAGTGGTAATTTTCTAGGGTGGACCAACTTTTGCTAAtcaaaagttaattaattacatgAAAAGTGGTATTAGTCACCCCCAGTATGTTAAAAAACGTAAGGACACTTTGTGCTCAGTCTCACTCCTAGCCTATTGAAAAAGTTAAGGACAGTCTAAAAAGCCCAACCCAATCTATTCaccaatattttttgtttcccAGTGGTTCATATGCCAATGAGTCACATATgaataagagaaatgattcTTTGTATTTTGGCGTTTTTGTGTGCATCTTTATTGAATTGGCAGTATGCTCtattaagtttttattaaaaagaataaaaatatcaatGATGAATGGAGCATGCAAACTCGGTAGAGATGAacaacaaaatacaaagaagCATTTCTTTACAAGTAAAGTTATAAGTTATTCATTACGAAACTCGCTGGTACAGTTGGCAATTTTAGACGCAATTCGCAAATTCAACTTGAGCTCCAcacaaaattaataagttaGAATTGATGGGTTTGTCCCGTTTAATTAATAAGTCAAATTATGGTTAACTTATATTGTCTTATATTCATGTATCAACACGACCCATATGCGACCATAAATTATCACCCCTATTCACGGATAGCTTTCAGTGAATGATTTGGAATTTTAAGATTTCTATTTTAAGGAGTTCAGTGGAGAATAATTTGTTCTGATATAGTGGGATTGTACTTTTATGATCTATCTCTTTTCTCTCCAAGTCCATCATAACTTATGTTTAGATACACTAATCTTTTTCAGcttaaactttatttattaataatgtTTGAACTTTTCCGACCTATGTAATGCTTCATATGTGCTTTGGAAAAATGGCTAGCCGAAAAGTTTGTTCAAATGCTCAAAATAAGTTTATTACGAGCCGAGTTTGAGCATCAAATCATCTTTCAATCGAGAACAAAATAAAGATGCCAGAAAGCAGTGACGGAGGTTAGCCTGTGTAGGTCATGGCTGAGCCCCTCCCCCCCCAAcacaaggaaaacaaaattttaaggtaaaaaaaaaattataaggtaattttttattttttttttgcctattggCCTATacccactaaaatttttggCCTTTGGATCGTATCCGTACCAAACTATACCTCCGTCCCTTGCCAGAAAGGCCATGACCTCTCCCCCaatcttaaaattttttcttcGGCCTTTTGTTTAAAAAGTCATGGATTCTGCAGAATTATTACTGATTTGAGTGAACCAACTAAAAAGTAACCATATCCCCAAAGTGAAACGGATCTTAAATAGTTCTTCTTACCCACCTCAGTCCTCACTGACCCAAAGAATGTTATACTAAGTCTTGGGAAAACAACAAGATCATAATTTGACTACATAGGTAAAATATAAGATAGTCATGATaattcgggaaaaaaaaaaatctaaaaaggaAATAGAATTAAAAAGTCTGTGAGTTGAAAACATACTCAAAAGTGCAAAGACAATTGGGTGGAACCAAAAGCACCTCAAAAGATAGGTATTCTGCAAAGAAATTGACATTCCAGCTGTGGACTCGGCATCCACAGCCCCACCAAGAGGACTTTTAGCCAAAGTTTGGATACAAATAATAATGCACAAGAATTTGATGCAGACAGTTTTAGGGTTAGCACATGGTGGCTTGGGCAGACAATTTTACTATTTTCTTGTTGAGTTTGGAGGATCCAAGCCTCGGCATAAACTGGAGAATTCAACATAGGATTGATTTCTTCCCATCATAAAGACTTTGTGATGGATATGGCCATATGGGGATGATGGCATCAGATACTTAATGTCAGGTAATAGAAAGAGAAGCATCCAAGGCACCAACACTAGCTACCATGTTGAATTCTCTAGGCATCAACATGGtataaatttcttccaatgAAGAAGACTTTCTGTGATGGATGGAGATCTATTTCATAGTTCGGATTATATTTTTACAGATCTTCATgtttaaatgatataatatcATGTATACTATTagatggaataaaataaaatcttgccGGGAATATGAAAAGGCTGTGATGGATGGGGATGATGGTATTGGACAATTAGTGTCGtcagaaaatataaagagaagCAACTAAGGCACTTACACAAACAGTGCTTAACTCTATACAAACagagctttttctttttatttgttttttaatgaattgtGGTCAACCTAAGGTCAAGATATACAATTTACATTAAACTTTGATTGCTTTTTAGTTACTCCTCTACCAAAAAAAATGGTCTAGTTTTTACTTTTCACCGCTTTTTTAATGACAAAAGGAAATTATAATTTAAGAATTCATATATAAAATAcattgggaaaattacagtttaccctcttAAAATTGACAGtattttttaattcgaacactaaagttttaatttttgcaattcaaccccccctaaagtttcaatttttgcaatttgacaaattgtatccaaaactttccatattgcccataattttttttttttttttaaataaaattggagTGGCTAGGccatctggtcatttttgcacccctatatttgtttttataaaaaataaaaaattaggggcaatataggaattttgggataatattggttgaattgaaaaaaattgaaactttgtaggggtggattgcaaaaattaaaactttggtgttcgaattgaaaaacactgtcaactttgaggggtaaactgtaattttttcaaatacattaatacaactaaacaaaaaattgaatgaatAATACTAAAATATTTCTAAACGTTTAAAAAGTAAAACACAATCAAGTTTGTGTAAGATTAagataaaatcaaaaaaaaatatcacaggATATAAGGAAAAGCTCTTGAAGAAGATAATACTTTTAtttgctaaaaagaaaaaaagatataatttttttgaacaaCCATTCCAAACGTCctttatttttagggaaaaatataaaaaagcccctcaaattaccagccgttttcgatttagccccctaatgttccaaaagtgataaagtagtcccccaaactactaaattattgcattttggccactctgttagtcaaaaccgtcagtttggatggaaattgcaaaacgacgtcgtttgttacgggtaagttactacaatgcccttttgagaaaaatataaaaaagccccccaaactaccagccgttttcattttagccccctaatgttcagaaagtgataaagtagccccctaactaccaaacagttgcaatttggctactccgttagtcattactgtcaaatatgatggaaaattcaaaactacgtcgttttaacaagggtaagttactaaaatgcccttttaggaaaaaaaaatcatattaaaacaagcacgctaaacggcaccgtttttcttgaaattagggtttccttacacttaccaaaacggcgccgttttgataagtgttaggaataaaagaaaaaaccttagaacccacgcagaaaaaacccccaaccccagtttatctctctcccccaaaccgccggccaccacgtcgttctatctccggcaaccttctccctcaagtgaaaaaaacgcaacacccctctctctctttctctcaaaaccgactgcccctgccaccaccatccatcaccgccggccacaccatccactagctacgaagcgccaccgaaaaattcttacccattgtagaaatcaaacaaaaaaaccacgttcgtagataaacaacaccgatccgacagctaaaccatgaaatacaataaaaagattgagttatgggtaagatttacaggctgcCGGAGATAGACGACGTTGTGGccggcggttttggggagagagataaactagggttgggggttttttcgtgggtcacctgcgtggggtctagggttttttcttttaattcctaacacttgcCAAAGTGGcgtcattttggtaagtgtaaggaaaccctaatttcaagcaaaacggcgccgttttgcttgcttgttttaatatgattttttttttcaaaaagggcattttggtaacttaccattgccaaaacgacgtagttttaaatTTCTCATCATATTTGATGGTAATGAATAACGGAGTgaccaaattgcaattgtttggtagtttgggggctactttatcactttttgaatattagggggctaaaatgaaaacggccactagtttgggaggcttttttatatttttcccaaaagggcattgtagtaacttactcgtaacaaacgacgtcgttttgctgtttccatccaaactgacggttttgactaacggagtggccaaaatgcaatagtttgatagtttagggggctactttattacttttggaacattaggggactaaatcgaaaacggctggtagtttggggggcttttttatatttttcccttatttttattattctcacGCTAATAGGTGTTATAATAAAttagattttacaaatttaataatgtatatgtttttatttaaacaatatattgtcacgtcatttgaatgttttaaataatatacCAATAGAAACTGACATGTCAGCAGATAGTGATGACACAGGTGTCCTTCCCATTAGGCAAGAGGAAGTAGACCCCTGCCTTGATCCACAGTGCTATCCACTCATCTGGAAATGCATGTCAATTATACTATTCCACTAACTTTTTTGTTGTGCCAAGGGTGTCTCTTTCCTGTCTACAAAGGGGGGCCTTTTAGGGTTTGAAGGATCATTGTCAAGCAGGCTGATATGGTAGAATATTTTTAGTTATTGGAGTGATTGatcacataaaagaaaatggagTGGTTGATTAAATAATAGAATCCTACAAAGATACTAATCACAAAAGTTATAGATTTATATAACattgtttggtaaacaaattcccttaaagtttttaaattaaagaggcAATCTTGTGACAAGGGTATGCAATATCAATATCtatcatttcatttgaaataaaaaagaattattttacagtcagaattttattttgttgtatctaATGATGTCATGAGAGTACGGAATatgattctcttcattttgGAGAATTTTTGGTGTTAGATATGTGAAATAAAATCTTGCTCGTTTCGCATCATTATGCTCGATAAAAAGATGGGGGGTGAACCGACTTGACTTGACTTGCCCCCCTCTAAACTACtaaacatttttcaatgtcttcttatatttaaaagtttgcaatgtaGAGTTATGATCTTCAAGCCCTTAAAATCACTCCCTATCGTTTACTTTCTTGTGTAAGCTTGAACTGCTAGGATGTCAAATCTCGGTTCTACCCcaataaaaaagctaaaaaaaaaaagacaacccATGGTtgcatttcaaattttttttagaaaaatgtttggggtcaatattttctttatattaggctcatctcatcttacaaatcaaccattatatTTTTGGACTTATATGGACCCTACATAAGTAAATGGTAGACTTTACAAACCACCTCTTTAGACTTTAGGTGGCCAGGTTTCTTGGTTGTACCAATAAGTTATTGGGTCGCGTCATTTATTTGATgcattcctttttattttctgtttaccTACTCTAATGATGACGTTTTGGGGCTTATTGTTGGGTTGCTCAGCCTGTTAATGTTGTTTTCCCTCCtctattttctcatatttgttcagaaaaagaaaagaaaagaaggtagactccacaaatctaatcgttaatctattgaatttgtaggaaaatatgagctaaatatagaaaatttattgatctctagcatttttttattttattattatctgtttttcacttttacgaatttttaatttataaaagggtatttggtattaaaaaataaatcctgAGGTAAGTAAAAAGGactgaaaaattaaaaccacacATTGTGAGCTGttaaagtttaagaaaaatattaaacaatGCTCGGTAGTTTAGAGAATAAGTAAAAggttttctttattcaaaaaaaaaaaaaagtaaaaggttttctcaaaattgaagTTGGGCGTCTGGGTTTTCAATGAGTGTGGATAAGGATTAACTTTAAGTTGCGTGTCGTCACTTAAAAGTTGAAGCAAATTAATAAGAATGGGAAATCCTTTGAAATTTTCTTCTTGAATTGTGTACAATGATTGTCCATCTTGGGATTAGTGGTCGAACCAACTCCCATTATGCATTGTatttaacaaaatattaaattacttttatttttattttgttaatgatTTATTAGTTTTCAGTTCTCGTATAGAAAGACattaacaaaaatacaaaatactccaTAAAAcattggagtttttttttttttttcttttattttcacatcaaaacactttttttttttaaattaaaaacaaaaaatatttttcaaagagaGCAGCTGCTGTTCGGTCATGGCAAAAAGGAGGAGGTTtttgccaccaataagaagtTGCCACCTAACCCAATCCTATCAAACTTAAgtttacaaaataaacacaactacatctgattattaatttaaaatattattaatcttaaaaaaaaaaaaaaaaaaaattgaagtcccAAGTCAGGAGAAGCAACCACCCAACAAGGGGTGGCtcaccggccacccccagtagCCATGGGTGGCAGCGGGAGCCACCCCAGATTTGTCTGGGCTGCctcgcggccaccccagccACCGCTGGGGGTGGCGCGAGGCCACCCCAGAGACCGCCGCCACCCCCTTGGTGGTGGGGGTGGCgcgcgagccaccccataggccctGGGGTGGCCCGCGAAGCTGCCCCCCTGTGGTGGCGAGGGTGGCCCGGCCAACTCAGATCCTGTTGGGGTGGCCCGCGCCACACCAGATCTTGCTGGGGTGGCacaccggccacccccaacaacATTTTGGGGTGGCGCGGGCCACCCCATGGTCAGAGCAActggagagagacagagagagggcgAGAGATACCCGCCCAGGGTGGCTCCCCAGGCCACGGGTTGGCTGCGCAGGCCACCCCCAGTCCACGGGGTGGCTCCCCGACCACCCCAGCGCCGCCCTTCTCGGCTTTGTGTGggttttctctccctctctctcagtctctctccatctctctctcttctcggTAGATCTGAGCAGTGATGGTCGGGACTGTGTGGCGGCGGCGCAATTTGAGATGGGCAGCACCGGTGGGACCAGGCGGCGGCAGGCGGTCATGGTTGTGAAGGGTGCTGTGCGTCTGAGGTGTGGAGAATGAAGAAATAATCtggtgttttggttttattttcttaacttGTTCCATGCTGGGGTGTCACATTTACATTGGTGGGCAGAAAATGGGGGTTTTTTGCCACAACCGAACggaagttattctctttttcaAAACATGTTAAGAGTGCATTTATCATACTAAAAATACGATTTTAAATCGAATCACAAATATTGTATTGTTTGGAAGTTGGAATTGGTAGaccatcttaaaaaaaatgtgattttaaatattaaattacaattttatcaaatgcttaactgcaatttttaaaaagagaaattttacaCAGCATTTTCAAGTGGCAAGATTCTTGCTACTTTGCAAATGCTGACTAGcggttctttttttaaaacccgtgttttaaataatacattttaaatttgtaaaccTAAATTGAACTAAGAAcctgtttgaaattgtatttgaaaaataaagcttttaagttattattattatttttttaataaaaacttcatttttaagcttttaccaaaaatacattttagttatttttaagcttttgaacctttgaaagcgctttcaatttttttattatcaaattggTATTAAACATACTTTGAAATCCCATAAACGCACACCCAATCGGTCCCGACAAAAGCCTAGCATGTAGTTCTACTGTTCtatcaccaaaaaagaaaaagaaaaaagaaaccccTATTTACCTTGTGCTGGAGTTGACAAGAAGTTTAACAACAACCCAGTTCACGAAAGACAACATTGGCAAAAGTTTCTTAAATATGAAGCAAACATAATATAATCCATCAATCTGAATTGGAATGTTTCTCATCTCTTCTCTTCCTGTGGatttctttccaaaatgaagCTCAAATTCATGTAAATTATCAAAAGATAATAGCAGATCAGTAAGTAAAGTTGGTTGTGTTATCCATTTAATCATTTACATTACACCATAAATGTCAATCAATATGTTCATCCATCCATGAAAACCCATTTCTGGATTCCTCTACCTAAATCTAAACAACCAATGAAATGAAATCAGAAGAACAATCCAAACATACTAAATACATACcccaaaattaatattaattaatttatataatgtCATGTACTGATGTACTCATCCCCCAAAACACCCACATTTCCACCACTATACAACACCTTCAACAACTCCACCGCCTTGTTCTTCCCCTTCACGCTGCCGCTCTCCGCCACCTCCGCCAACCCCTCCACCATCCTCATCCCCATCTCCCACACCTCCCTCCCCACCCTCTCATCGCCGAACCGCACCATATTCAGCAGCGCCGCCACCGCGTTCTCCCTCACCCTCATGCTCTCTCCGCCCGCCCCATCCACCAACTCCACCAAAACCCCAATCCCCGACACCTTGCTAAACGCCTCCTCGCTCTCCTCGCACCCGGCCACCTGCGCTATGACGGCGGTCGCGTCCTCCACTATTCCGGAGATGGATACTCTCTGGATTAATCCGAACAGGGGCCCCACCCCGTCCAGGTCTATCACCGTCTTCCGGTTGGGCTGGTAGAGCGCGATCATAAACAAGGCCTTGAGCGCGTCCTTGATGGATCTGACGGCGGAGCTGGGGTGCTTTATTATGTCGACTAGCGCGTAGACGATGTCGCGCTTGGATCCGATGATGGGTCGATAGGAGTCCTCGACGAGGAGGCTGTGGAGCGTGGCGGCGGACGACTGGACCGCGGAGGGCGACGATGTCGTGGCGTGGCGGGAGAGCGCGTGGGAAAGCGCGTCGAGAAGCCTGCGCGTGGACATGAGCGCAGTGCGCGAGGTGATCGAGAGGTTGAGCAGCGTCGCGGCCGCGTCTTCTTGGGCGGCGTGTGAGGACGAGTAAAGGGTCTCGGCGAGATACGGGATCGCGTCGGCTTCGGCGATGAGCGGGCGGGTTTCGGCGTCGTGCTTGGTCATGAGGCGCAGCTCGCTCAGAGCCTCGGCTCGGGTCTGCTCTGAGACCGAGCTGAGCCTCGCCACCAGGGTCCGCACCGTCCGGCGCTTCACCTCCATCTCCGACTCAGAATCAAAGGGCTTGCTTAGTGGAAATTcgaaatcttttttcttttcttttatttttgcttgGGACTTTCTTCTCTTGTCAATCTAAATAATCACCAGCAATTGAAGtatgaaaaggaaagaagagcGGAAATGCCTTTTGGGACGAAGTTGGGTTTATTGTTGATGTCAATGGCTATCCACCTAACTTATCTTAAATGACGAAAATGCCCTTCTCTCCGCCGTCccttatcttcttctttctctctctctctagtaaAAATTTACAGGGTTGAGattttcatattaaaatttgTCAGTTTTAGAATATGAAAAATAGATAGTAAATATTGAATTGGTAAAACTGATAAACAGTGATTTGtcaatttcaatttcttaaTCCTTGCTTGCTGTAACAAGTAACTTTAATTTACTCTATTAATCTAACTAATTCTAAGCAGTGTTTCTcacaaaaaattcttaaatatttaatttaatattacagtctactaaataataatattattattttttattttgttgggcacgaaagaaaagttaaaagtaaaattttgatatgttttttATTACATAATTCAATGATGAGTGGGTGATTAAAGTAATGGGATTGGTTAAAAAAATGTGCTTTCTTAGAAGAATGGTATTTaaagaaatgaataattaaaagtttataacCCCATTTGGTCAGAGTGTCGGTTGGTTAAGCACGaggtttgaattaaattaattctcttttttttttttttttctgatataTTTTAGTTACTTACAAAGTTTAGCAAGCAATAATAATACGACTCTATCATTTGAAAACGTCATTCCGTACGGCTACATTGTCACTTGATTACCCATACCCGTGTATACAACAAGCCAACTTCAATTcaatttcttaaataataataattattgagaataagaaactaacaaaaaaaaaaaaagaagaaaaaaatgggaaaaaaattatatagggaTCCTTTTTactattaaataaaaacaaaaaagtttcaaatgagtagcttaatcggctgaaAATCACACCTTATGAAACGAAAGTCTTGTATTTAAGAATGTATGCGTTTGCTGAGATCATGTAAGATTGAATTTATTAAAAGGGACTCAAACTTAGCAGGTCACGGCTTACAACACGTATTTTATGAGTCGTTACAAAATGCTTCCGGTCAATTTGGATACGAAAAACCCATTTGATTAAGTTGCGAGCGAAATGGTTTGTGCTATTTTGAACGAGTCCCCTTCAAGGCTAATGTTGTCAAACCTTATGTTCTCTAGACAGCTTTGACAATAAGCAAAACGACAAATAGATTCATCTTCATTTGGGTCCAAAAGGGGGGccaacatttgttttttttgcaaatCCAAGCAGCCCTATTGGATAAGGACATAAGGTGTCTCAAATTGtaacatcaaaattaattttgatagtCCTACAAGTGGAGGGGTTCAAGGAGTCCAGGTGAAGGGAGAGTGGtttttcaaagcaaaagaaatGGTCCTTTTGTTCATTACTACACTAGAATAAGTCACATGTACTGTAGATACATTGAATATTTGCATTGTGAGGAGGAAAGAAACTCTTAAAAACATGTGACGTATTAACACCTATGTGAAACCTAGTCTTGGATAAAAAGGCCCATTCAataaatttgttggaaaaaggcccatttaaaaaaaaaaaaaaaaaaaaagaccacctTCGAAGAGCTTTAcataaaaagcctaaaattgcattttgaaaaaaaacatgattattactataatttttttttttttttttaaaaaaaaagttggatgCACCGTATCCACGAAGAATCTCCAACACTTGGAAGAAACCCCCTATAGgtacaaataaagttaattgaGATGTAGTTGTAGATAAGATCTATGGGCGTATTAGGATGAGTAATGATGTAATCCCTCTTGTGTCTTTATTGAGTCACTCCAAGaataatgtgactattaaaattactattgagcttatgattgatcattattgaattttgattaaatgataattttgatagccacatcattcttgaaatgACTCAAAAAGAACACAAGAAAAATGTGTAGAATTACTCGTATTTAAGATTAGGATTGGTATTTTAGTATTGAATGATGAGGGACTTGTTTTGGCTGCACATAGcactacaagaaatattttagtaGAACCTGTTATGACTAAAGTTTGACAACTTTCCACGCTATAGATCTTAGTAGGGAGATTGACTTTTATGATATAATTTTGGAGGAAAATACCATGCAGATTGTATCTGCCGTGAAAGCGGCAAGTAAAAATTGGTGCAAAATTGGCTATATAGTTGACGGAATCAAGACGGGTTGCATCAACTGAGATCTTGGAGGATTGAATTAAACGTGTCAAGAGGGATTTAAACTTAGCCGCTCATGCTTTAGTTAGAGAGGCTATTAGGTGTGTCGTAAATAGAATATAAGTTGAAATTCTAAATTGTATCCATAGTATTGTAACTAGGAAGCAAATTGGTCATGTTTGATTGATGATTTATCAATAACAAAtgcaatttgattttttttttttttttaataaaacaaagaCTTATACGAGTGTAAAGGATCTTTCATTGTTGGCATTAATTATTGGGCTTTGAATGAGACTGTTACTAGTAGACTTTGTCAACAATGGAggttctgatttttttttttttagaaagaaaatattaattttggaaattttaatctaattataccatatcaatcatttatttttgtaaatatatGTGATGATGATTTTGTGTTGATCATGACTGATATATACTCTCACATATGCCACccttaaatatttattgacttGATGACCTTACAGTTCCATATCTACTAATGTAAAAGGTCAGATATTTGACACCCACAAAGTCAAATTCAACTTATCCAGACAATAGCACATAACCCTTTTTTTGAAATGAGAaatatttgcttttattttttgtttattttctgttcATCTCCTTACATAAGACGTGTAAATTCATTGTTAAATCTGTAGAATCAACATCTGAAATCCGCATACTTAAtggtaaatttacaaaaaagatGGATAAGAGACGTGCAAGAGAATGATATCAAACACAtctctttaaaaaacaaaattttttaacaaagggCACCAAATTTCATTCGTACCGTAGAGTATCATTGAGATAATAATATTTGCTccgtttgttaatgctttttattttttatttttttaaaaaagtgttattatatgatataaatgtgaaaataattttgattgtttctttttaagtgttttgtacttttgtttgttcattaatatttttgttttgaaaataaaaaacaaaaggagaagaacACCATGGAGCTTATAAACACATCCATTTGTAATGCCACTTTCTCTTCCCTTACCCATCTTCCTTAGGTAttgtatagaaaaataaatgggcACTGTCCCACATTAGCCAAAGAACGGGAGATGGATGTGTTTATAAGCTCCACTAATCTTCTTTTAGTCCACAATTACATGACTGAGATACTTTTGTCGGTCCCACTTATAATCAAACTCTTATATTCAGTTCTAATGCCACTTTCTCTCTCCTTACCTATTATGCAGGAAAACAATGGTCATGTTAAGGACACAAGATGGTGGCCCAGAAGCAAAGGAGGGTGGAGTCGAGGGAAGAGGAAGCAACTAGGTTAATCTGTAGGCAAGGGTGGAACCACCCTAGGCTAGGCCCACCTCCAATTTTGTCCGCCTCGGCCCATGACCATCACCAACAATATCTTATGTTTGCCTTGTTTAACGTGACAGTGTCAATcagtttgtatttttattttaaaaaactttaagaATTAGTTGACAaaat from Corylus avellana chromosome ca1, CavTom2PMs-1.0 encodes the following:
- the LOC132164181 gene encoding U-box domain-containing protein 11, whose translation is MEVKRRTVRTLVARLSSVSEQTRAEALSELRLMTKHDAETRPLIAEADAIPYLAETLYSSSHAAQEDAAATLLNLSITSRTALMSTRRLLDALSHALSRHATTSSPSAVQSSAATLHSLLVEDSYRPIIGSKRDIVYALVDIIKHPSSAVRSIKDALKALFMIALYQPNRKTVIDLDGVGPLFGLIQRVSISGIVEDATAVIAQVAGCEESEEAFSKVSGIGVLVELVDGAGGESMRVRENAVAALLNMVRFGDERVGREVWEMGMRMVEGLAEVAESGSVKGKNKAVELLKVLYSGGNVGVLGDEYIST